The proteins below come from a single Asanoa ferruginea genomic window:
- a CDS encoding SGNH/GDSL hydrolase family protein, whose protein sequence is MRTSLAAAAALLCAAALLVAPAASAAEPPNAGATAPAEPSPDRVPTPDKTLASGWRRSPDRAVTTSSDETGLHVLVANANQAYRWRTVATLAEPGFETDQWIGQLCVTGSGRRAVVVYAPRQFVNHEESMRAGGFAAVVDLADGTVTKLAERVSLAYYNPGCGTSETAVLSRLEATGAGPASTWLGTVDAARATVRAVRAVGQVTSALPYRSGLAGVKGDALVSIGGNGAVSELARTSGSPHRLMADGTGALAFQVKHGNDIQLSRYAAGKVSTVATVPPGTVRLRPGAGGHVYAIGGKARERTAGRLPSGWRAVDAEPDSEPSTTGALVVTGSATGREAAAGTPGVSRGQDAESGEGAERVQISAELASGAKVDFSVKPTVTGAGRVLSPAGRQPAGERSGARLSAPDYSTVPYDPDRTCAVPRNDPEIQVYQPTPAQVEWAADLAVRGQLTFQRAGNWANNGLPAYSPQGLFPSLPLVGGGSVPAQVLLGILAQESNLWQASFHVVDGSAGNPLTSSGYYGIEASGQADPRDIDWSHADCGYGVGQVTTGMRAADTGTTAAGITWDATKQKAVALDYATNVSAALRILQDKWNQTRSAGLVANNGDPGYIENWWFAIWAYNTGFYPQSGGAPWGVGWANNVANQDYPADRQMFLTAPLDVPAHDGQPAVDDDIGYDNAKHPNHWSYPERVVGFAYTSVRRFDYGSQSWEPTYTPALNRGTFFSQPGRFTFCAPSVNECDPAAQHVPGDFPGTAAGACLRDDLMCKWHGPVTWVDCSISCGVERRVYTSVEPRPFADNMYATPVNADGTCSLHGLPSGSKIVDDINTEFALGPEGCTPTFNRTGSFDWTFGSMTGVQGQPIYPSKVDLHQIGGGFGGHFWFAHTMSGDGGNAPLKITGTWTVGPVNAWTRVFVHVPDHGAHTRQADYKVYLPGQATSNHHRAIPTRWEANKWLDIGVFDFRGNGNARIQLSNVTADGAFLEDIAWDAVAVQPLTAEPRHFVVALGDSISSGEGVGNYARVSDQYAGSSAKDGCKRSPGAWSRGVSIPGTPGLGSIGDLDDAFQPNVDFHHIACAGARTHNVMATRTMSGAPAPRAASMELPGPMDDRELAQLDQGFLDENTTLALLTVGANDTRWADIVKACAFHDCLDGYRLDGDTAPVTEATETRLRGSIKTDVRRVLQEVRERAPNAVIVLAGYPQLFRDGTTYDLNPFPGVAIGITADEVDWLNEMSGVATAELIYDDYGPGIYGVDVTDDFASHELGTVDSNENWLNGWIAGDLFRPDDDDSEPNDSNTGAGSFHPNAAGYRAYANAVGALLATVNYRW, encoded by the coding sequence ATGAGAACCTCCCTGGCGGCGGCCGCCGCGCTGCTCTGCGCCGCGGCGTTGCTGGTGGCTCCGGCCGCCTCGGCCGCCGAGCCACCCAACGCCGGCGCGACCGCCCCGGCCGAACCCAGCCCTGACCGCGTGCCCACCCCGGACAAGACGCTCGCCTCCGGCTGGCGGAGGTCGCCGGACCGGGCGGTGACGACCTCCAGCGACGAGACCGGCCTGCACGTGCTCGTTGCCAACGCCAACCAGGCCTACCGCTGGCGCACCGTCGCGACGCTGGCCGAGCCCGGCTTCGAGACCGACCAGTGGATCGGCCAGCTCTGCGTGACCGGTTCGGGCCGCCGCGCGGTGGTCGTCTACGCGCCGCGGCAGTTCGTCAACCACGAGGAGTCGATGCGTGCGGGCGGGTTCGCCGCCGTCGTCGACCTGGCCGACGGGACCGTGACCAAACTGGCCGAACGCGTCTCGCTGGCCTACTACAACCCCGGCTGCGGCACGTCCGAGACGGCGGTGCTGTCGCGGCTCGAGGCGACCGGCGCCGGGCCGGCCAGCACCTGGCTCGGCACTGTCGACGCGGCCAGGGCGACGGTGCGCGCCGTCCGCGCCGTGGGGCAGGTGACGTCGGCGCTGCCCTACCGGAGCGGCCTGGCGGGCGTGAAGGGCGACGCGTTGGTGTCCATCGGGGGCAACGGCGCCGTCTCGGAATTGGCCCGCACCAGCGGGAGCCCGCACCGACTGATGGCCGACGGGACGGGCGCGCTCGCGTTCCAGGTCAAACACGGCAACGACATCCAGCTCAGCCGGTACGCGGCCGGCAAGGTCAGCACCGTGGCGACAGTGCCGCCCGGAACGGTCCGGCTGCGGCCGGGCGCCGGCGGCCACGTCTACGCGATCGGCGGGAAGGCACGCGAGCGGACCGCCGGGCGGTTGCCGTCCGGGTGGCGCGCCGTCGACGCCGAGCCCGACAGCGAGCCCTCGACCACCGGAGCGCTCGTCGTCACCGGGTCGGCGACCGGACGGGAGGCGGCTGCCGGCACGCCCGGTGTCTCCCGGGGGCAGGACGCCGAGTCCGGTGAGGGCGCCGAGCGCGTGCAGATCTCCGCGGAGCTCGCGAGCGGCGCGAAGGTGGATTTCTCGGTGAAGCCCACGGTGACCGGCGCCGGCCGGGTGCTGTCACCGGCCGGGCGGCAACCGGCCGGCGAACGGTCCGGCGCACGGCTGTCGGCACCGGACTATTCGACCGTCCCCTACGATCCCGACCGGACCTGCGCCGTGCCGCGCAACGATCCCGAGATCCAGGTCTACCAGCCGACACCGGCGCAGGTGGAGTGGGCGGCCGACCTGGCGGTACGCGGCCAGCTCACCTTCCAGCGAGCGGGCAACTGGGCCAACAACGGCCTGCCCGCGTACTCACCGCAAGGGCTCTTCCCGTCTCTGCCCCTGGTCGGCGGCGGCTCGGTGCCGGCCCAGGTGCTGCTGGGCATCCTCGCCCAGGAGTCCAACCTGTGGCAGGCCAGCTTCCACGTCGTCGACGGTTCGGCCGGCAACCCGCTGACCTCCTCGGGCTACTACGGCATCGAGGCCTCCGGCCAGGCCGACCCGCGCGACATCGACTGGTCGCACGCCGACTGCGGCTACGGCGTCGGACAGGTGACGACCGGCATGCGCGCGGCCGACACCGGCACGACCGCCGCCGGCATCACCTGGGACGCCACGAAGCAGAAGGCCGTCGCGCTCGACTACGCGACCAACGTCTCGGCCGCGCTGCGGATCCTCCAGGACAAGTGGAACCAGACGCGGTCGGCCGGGCTGGTGGCCAACAACGGCGATCCCGGCTACATCGAGAACTGGTGGTTCGCGATCTGGGCCTACAACACCGGCTTCTATCCCCAGTCGGGCGGCGCGCCGTGGGGTGTGGGTTGGGCTAACAACGTCGCCAATCAGGACTACCCCGCGGATCGTCAGATGTTCCTGACCGCGCCGCTGGACGTGCCGGCGCACGACGGCCAGCCGGCCGTCGACGACGACATCGGCTACGACAACGCGAAACACCCCAACCACTGGTCCTACCCGGAGCGGGTCGTCGGGTTCGCCTACACGTCGGTGCGCCGGTTCGACTATGGCTCGCAGTCGTGGGAACCGACCTACACGCCCGCGCTCAACCGGGGCACGTTCTTCTCGCAGCCGGGCCGGTTCACGTTCTGCGCGCCGAGCGTCAACGAGTGCGACCCCGCGGCGCAGCACGTGCCCGGTGACTTCCCCGGCACCGCCGCCGGCGCCTGCCTGCGCGACGACCTGATGTGCAAGTGGCACGGGCCGGTGACGTGGGTCGACTGCTCGATCTCGTGCGGCGTCGAGCGCCGGGTCTACACCTCGGTCGAGCCGCGGCCGTTCGCCGACAACATGTATGCCACGCCGGTCAACGCCGACGGCACCTGCTCCCTGCACGGCCTGCCATCGGGCTCGAAGATCGTCGACGACATCAACACGGAGTTCGCGCTCGGGCCGGAGGGCTGCACACCGACATTCAACAGAACCGGCTCGTTCGACTGGACGTTCGGCTCCATGACGGGCGTGCAGGGCCAGCCTATCTATCCTTCCAAAGTGGACCTCCATCAGATCGGTGGCGGGTTCGGCGGGCATTTCTGGTTCGCACACACGATGTCGGGCGACGGCGGGAACGCCCCGCTGAAGATCACCGGAACCTGGACGGTGGGTCCGGTGAACGCCTGGACCCGGGTCTTCGTGCACGTGCCCGACCACGGCGCGCACACCCGGCAGGCCGACTACAAGGTCTACCTGCCAGGACAGGCGACCAGCAACCACCACCGCGCGATCCCGACCCGGTGGGAGGCCAACAAGTGGCTCGACATCGGCGTCTTCGACTTCCGGGGCAACGGCAACGCCCGCATCCAGCTCTCCAACGTCACGGCCGACGGTGCCTTCCTGGAGGACATCGCCTGGGACGCTGTGGCGGTGCAGCCGCTCACCGCCGAACCCCGGCATTTCGTGGTCGCGCTGGGCGACTCGATCTCGTCGGGCGAGGGCGTGGGCAACTACGCCAGGGTCTCCGACCAATACGCGGGTTCGTCGGCGAAGGACGGCTGCAAGCGGAGCCCGGGAGCGTGGTCACGCGGAGTCTCGATCCCCGGCACCCCGGGACTCGGATCGATCGGTGACCTCGACGACGCGTTCCAGCCGAACGTCGACTTCCACCACATCGCCTGCGCCGGAGCCAGGACCCACAACGTCATGGCCACGCGTACGATGTCCGGCGCACCGGCGCCGCGAGCGGCGTCGATGGAGTTGCCGGGGCCGATGGACGATCGCGAGCTGGCCCAGCTCGACCAGGGCTTCCTCGACGAGAACACCACGCTGGCGCTGCTCACCGTCGGCGCCAACGACACCCGGTGGGCCGACATCGTCAAGGCCTGCGCGTTCCACGACTGCCTCGACGGCTATCGGCTCGACGGTGACACCGCACCGGTGACCGAGGCCACGGAGACGCGGTTGCGCGGCAGCATCAAGACCGACGTCCGCCGGGTGCTCCAGGAGGTCAGAGAGCGGGCACCCAACGCGGTGATCGTGCTGGCCGGCTATCCGCAGCTGTTCCGCGACGGCACCACCTACGACCTCAACCCGTTCCCGGGCGTGGCCATCGGGATCACCGCGGACGAGGTGGACTGGCTCAACGAGATGAGCGGGGTGGCCACGGCCGAGCTGATCTACGACGACTACGGCCCGGGGATCTACGGCGTCGACGTGACCGACGACTTCGCCAGCCACGAGCTCGGCACGGTCGACAGCAACGAGAACTGGCTCAACGGCTGGATCGCCGGCGACCTGTTCCGCCCGGACGACGACGACAGCGAGCCCAACGACAGCAACACGGGCGCGGGATCGTTCCACCCGAACGCCGCCGGCTACCGCGCCTACGCCAACGCCGTCGGTGCCCTGCTGGCGACCGTCAACTACCGCTGGTGA
- a CDS encoding DUF2690 domain-containing protein, giving the protein MSRTRRLVAVLAMLVAGISGTLVVATPAMAASCYGTSCNYLDPQTNGCNADARTLQAINPESPYTVELRYSPTCFAAWARVTGGLTGYPQYHYLKLQAWSAASGGTLLRVETKYVEQTVAGQSQWTAMHTYGHYVQACMKNASDFGWCTGRF; this is encoded by the coding sequence ATGTCCAGAACCCGACGACTGGTCGCTGTCCTCGCGATGCTCGTGGCCGGCATATCCGGGACGCTCGTGGTCGCGACCCCGGCCATGGCCGCCAGCTGCTACGGCACCTCGTGCAACTACCTCGACCCGCAGACCAACGGATGCAACGCCGACGCCCGCACGCTCCAGGCGATCAATCCCGAAAGCCCGTACACCGTCGAATTGCGCTATTCGCCAACCTGCTTCGCGGCGTGGGCGCGGGTGACCGGCGGCCTGACCGGCTACCCGCAGTATCACTACCTCAAGCTCCAGGCGTGGAGCGCGGCCAGCGGCGGGACCCTGCTGCGGGTGGAGACCAAGTATGTCGAGCAGACGGTCGCCGGACAGAGCCAATGGACCGCCATGCACACCTACGGGCACTACGTGCAGGCGTGCATGAAGAACGCCAGCGACTTCGGCTGGTGCACCGGCCGCTTCTAG
- a CDS encoding DUF2690 domain-containing protein — MSRTRRLVAVLAMLVAAMSSTLVVASPALAASCWADSCNYLDPQTNGCSSDAGNIQAIDPEGWYDVELRYSPSCYAAWARAKSRLGGGGGPRYHYLKLQVWSAASGGTLLRVETRHIDELPPAGQSVWTAMHSYGNYVQACIKDANDFGWCTGRF, encoded by the coding sequence ATGTCCAGAACCCGCCGATTGGTCGCTGTCCTCGCCATGCTCGTGGCCGCGATGTCCTCCACCCTCGTCGTCGCCAGCCCGGCCCTGGCCGCCAGCTGCTGGGCCGACTCGTGCAACTACCTCGACCCGCAGACCAACGGGTGCAGCTCCGACGCGGGCAACATCCAGGCCATCGATCCCGAGGGCTGGTATGACGTCGAGCTGCGCTACTCCCCCAGCTGCTACGCGGCGTGGGCGCGGGCCAAGAGCCGGTTGGGTGGCGGCGGCGGTCCCCGCTACCACTACCTGAAGCTCCAGGTCTGGAGCGCGGCGTCGGGCGGCACCCTGCTGCGGGTGGAGACCCGGCACATCGACGAGCTGCCGCCCGCCGGCCAGAGCGTCTGGACGGCCATGCACAGCTACGGCAACTACGTGCAGGCGTGCATCAAGGACGCCAACGACTTCGGCTGGTGCACCGGCCGGTTCTAG